TATTAAGTTAAGggaataagagtcatctctttcattttCGCTCTccttagtcttaaatttttccaatattccggtgatagttctcgggcttagttgaagttcgctgagagtatattcgatctatcgattatactgttatctcgttttatcctgggaggctattgactcgcacatacggtgagaggcgaaatagctttaaggagacagtttcaactggactcgaggatctccatttggttatatcctttctttctctgtttgatttcgtttactcacgcacacacttatttgatttatatgtattaatcgcagattgtattcacagTCTATGCATACCAAACTATAACATACAATTGACATGCATGAGAAATGTAGGGAAATATAATTTTTGCTCACATCTGTAACAAATTAAATTAGTTTGATTATTTTCAAATTATATATTAGATGTTTTTTCTTGGGAAAATGACTGAGTAACATCTTTTGCCTTATATTTTTTTCtaacttattttcatttttattggGCTGGCTGATAACAAAAACTTTAATATCGAAGGGCACAGTACCTGATTAAGATTCATGATCTTTGGTAATTAAGGACCATTGGTATCAGAGGGGTACTACTACAATAATTGCACTTAATTAAATCAATGATTTAATGGGATAAGAAACAAATGACAATGTTGTTTGCTAATTTTGGTATCGCCACCTTGGTTTGTCTTTTCTAAATTCAAATTTGAGACAAACATTTAACCTTTTTTGATATAACTCTGAGAAACAAAGATCTTATCGTATTTAAATGTAGGACCGATATATTTTAATTGATAGCAACGATTTTATATAAAGCTAAATCCAATTTTTGTTTCCCTGAACTCATTCTAAATTTCCTAGGATATGTCATATCAATTGCCGTTAATGGTATATGTAAGCTCAAGAAAATCATGGATTAAGTTATTATCCTGATTATTtttatatacttttatttttatgtattattatatattaatttgTACGAGCACACACAAgcagggtattttgagaaaacaacTTATCCATTCTTTTAAATGAGGGAAAAAGTAGTAGATATATCTTTCCACATGGGTACcgttaattgattgattaatatCAATTGTTACTTTGGACTATGTCTTTAAGGGTGAAATTTTTAACCCTCCTCATTTGTACATTAAAAATGATAAACAAATCAACAAAATATCAGGATGAACTACAAGCAAATAACGGGAAAAAAGATCAACTCTTGATTTATCTCATCAGACTCGGTTTAGATgaattaattctaaaaatatcaaaataattgtTAAAAGTAAGCAATAGAATGTTATTGTTGACTATTAGACTGCTGCATGGTTGTTTAGAAAGAGAGGGAAAATGTATTTAACCGTAAAAAGACCTACTCTATTCAAGTACAGGAacaatattcaaaataatagtagTGGAATTAGAAATCTAttattgcagaaccatcaaatTACAAGAGACAGTACAATTTCTCAGCTTCTTAAACATTAAGTTGTGCATTGCATTGACTATATAAAGTTAGGATGTAATTAAGCTGCAGTGGATGTAGAGTCTAACTTTTCTCTGCTTCATGTGCTTAATGAGAGTATGTTAAGACGGTCCAAATTCAATTTCTTTAtcatttttattaaaattttcaattttttttaatatttaattttttatttcacGCTTTAGTCATTTAATGTCCAAGTTATACTCATATaactataaataaaattaaagttgATGCAAAATATGAAAATTCACCTACAATAAAGGGTACTTAATCTTTTTTAAAAAGGCACTTTATAgaatatatatacatttatactataaaataataaataaataattactaaTTTTTATATTCTTGGAAGTACGTGTAATCCATAAATAAATGAGTCCACGTTAAGAAAATGAACAACCAATGTAAATTATTTCACTAGGAGCCATTTGTTTGCGTAATTTAATTGACAACCAATGCGGTGtatataaattaaattaaaaaaaactagAGGCTCAggtttttaatttaaaaattcaaaacaaatagttgaagaaaaaaataaataaaaacatataTCTAAAAAAATATTTACATTATCTCACAATATGCTGCATAATGTAAATGTGCTTACAACAATAATTTATCATATTTATAAAACCCAAAGATTTAGATTCAGTGTAATATCAATATCTactattttatatttttttatagaaAACCAGTCACAAATATAGATAGATTTTGATGTTAAAAAGATCCAAATGCAcctaaaatatataaaattctgAATAAAATCCCCATTAATTTAGAGATTTTAATAAGTTATgcatttataaaatattatatcaggATTTTCTTAATTCACAATCTCAAAATATCCAAATACTCATCTCTAAGCCTATAAAACCTATAAAACGGAAATTCCTCCATTGCTATTGTCATCAGTTTAGCAGCTATCAATCACCAGATAGGTAATGTTACTCTCTATTCTTCTCGGGTTATTGCATGAATGCATGAACATCTGAAATTGTCACTTCCCTGTTCTTTATAGTATTTTGTAAGAATTTAATATCTATGTTCTGTTTCTTGATCACAGATTATTGTACGCATGGCCACTGAAGCAGGAAGCTCGACGATTGCTAAGAGAAGAGCATCTGCTCTTATTGTTGATGATAGTTCCATAGTTAGAATGATCACCACAAAACACCTGAGTACCATGGAGTTTGAAGTTTCCTCGGTTAAAGATGGAGTGGAAGTTGTAGCTATGTATGAAGCTGGAAAGGGGCATTTCGATGTTATAGTTATGGATTTGGAAATGCCGGTGGTGAATGGTATCCAGGTTAGTTCTTCAATTTAACTAATAATATTTGCCAATATAAATAAATTTAGATGTCTATATTGTTTGATTTCAGGCCACCGCAGAGTTACGGGCCATGGGAGTGGACTGCAAGATAATAGGAGCCACTGCCTGCAATGATGCATCTCTAAAGCAAAGTTTTATGGAGGCCGGGTTGGATCACCTCTTTGATAAACCTCTGAACCTTGCTAAACTCAAAAGCTGCTTCCAGTGAAAAATTAATCAATagattaaaatttaaatattgaTTTTCTGATAACATAGAGTTGTGTTATGTGTGGGAATACAGCGTTATTGTATGTTAAATTGTTAAGTTTGTGGTCAATCTTAGTGAATATGAACTTGGATAATAGCCATTTAGAATAACAATTTCTTAATATTTAATAGAATATTTTAACTTATAGTTGCATATTTGGATATTTTAATATTTACCTAATTTGTCCTATTTTACGTGACTGTTTTTGaggtttttaaattttatatccTACGAGTTAAGAAAGTCATATAAATTGACTGTTCTTTatgttaaaaaaataaattattaaagtAATATTAGTGAAAGTTGTCCATCAAAATTTAAAATAACAATCATATGACCTAAATAATTATTCTTTCGTACTTTTAGCAAAAACATTTTTCCCTTTGTAACTTTTAACCAAATATTGTTAACATATCACTACCAGATAAATGGCCTACACCAACATCAAAAAAAATGTGCTAAAAAATATTGCCACAAAGCTTAAGGCAACACTTTGGTCAATTTTGAGGGTGTTGGAAATTTGCATGTGACCTTTGGTCAATTTTAAGGCAACTCATTTACAGAacaatgccaacaccaaaaatGTGTTGATGTAGACCTCTATGACAACATTATAATGTCAATAGTAAAATGTGAACTCATGTTGACTTTAAGCTTATGGCAACACTCGGTGTTTATAGGCAACACAAGTTTGATGTTGCCTTCATTCTTATGGCAACACAGTCCGAGTCTATAGCAACACCAATTTTATTAACATTTCTTATCATTGCCAACACTTACCTGGCTATAGCAACatcttttaatttatttttgcCAACATTATTTTAGGTTAAGGCAACATGTTTGGTAaaaaaaattgacaggttcttgctTAAATTATAACATCCCAATATAGTTCCAATCCAACCACAACAACACAAAAACCAAATCCCCAGATGCAAGCCAAGTCAATAACTACTTAGAAAACTTGAATACATACTTTCAGTCATACAAGCACTACATAATGCCAATATCAATTCCAACATTCCGACTTGATTCTATTTAAATAAAACGAAGTACTTCATTTACAGTCTACGACCACaagaacatttttaaaaaaagtaCCATATATG
This sequence is a window from Apium graveolens cultivar Ventura chromosome 9, ASM990537v1, whole genome shotgun sequence. Protein-coding genes within it:
- the LOC141686338 gene encoding two-component response regulator 24-like; translation: MARGSVYVQSFDGERLNGEVASICERGRALTIIVRMATEAGSSTIAKRRASALIVDDSSIVRMITTKHLSTMEFEVSSVKDGVEVVAMYEAGKGHFDVIVMDLEMPVVNGIQATAELRAMGVDCKIIGATACNDASLKQSFMEAGLDHLFDKPLNLAKLKSCFQ